In Aulosira sp. FACHB-615, the following are encoded in one genomic region:
- the namA gene encoding NADPH dehydrogenase NamA codes for MAHLFEAFKIREITFRNRIVVSPMCQYSSTDGFANDWHLVHLASRAVGGAGLVFTEAAAIEPRGRISPQDLGIWSDEHIEGLAKVVELIHNFGSIAGIQLAHAGRKASTAKPSRGGKALDESQEGWRPVVSSSAIAFSKDSPVPEALSIEGIQQIIQAFVAATQRSLQAGFKVIEIHAAHGYLLHQFLSPLANQRQDEYGGSFENRTRLLLEVVTSVRQILPETYPLLVRISATDWIDKGWNIEQSVTLSDKLKSLGVDLIDCSSGGIIPGINIPVKPGYQTQFAERIRQEAKIPTGAVGLITSPEQADQIIRTEVADLVLLGRELLRNPYWPHLAAKKLGYEKLWPVQYDRAWT; via the coding sequence ATGGCACATTTGTTTGAGGCCTTTAAGATTCGGGAAATCACCTTTCGTAACCGTATTGTCGTTTCACCCATGTGTCAATACTCTAGTACAGATGGGTTTGCAAATGATTGGCACTTAGTACATTTAGCCTCTCGCGCCGTTGGTGGTGCAGGTTTAGTATTCACAGAAGCAGCAGCAATCGAACCCCGTGGGCGAATTAGTCCACAAGACTTGGGTATATGGTCAGATGAACACATAGAAGGTTTAGCCAAAGTTGTCGAATTAATTCATAACTTTGGTTCCATAGCAGGAATTCAACTCGCCCATGCAGGGAGAAAAGCCAGCACAGCCAAACCCAGTCGCGGCGGTAAAGCCTTAGATGAATCCCAAGAAGGTTGGCGGCCTGTAGTTTCCAGTAGTGCGATCGCCTTTAGTAAAGATAGTCCAGTTCCCGAAGCCTTGAGTATTGAGGGGATTCAACAAATTATTCAAGCTTTTGTCGCCGCAACTCAACGTTCCCTACAAGCCGGCTTCAAAGTCATCGAAATTCACGCAGCCCACGGCTACCTACTCCATCAATTTCTCTCACCCTTAGCAAATCAGCGTCAAGATGAATATGGCGGCAGTTTTGAAAATCGCACACGCTTATTATTAGAAGTAGTCACATCTGTGCGCCAAATCTTACCAGAAACCTATCCTTTATTGGTGCGAATCTCCGCCACCGATTGGATAGATAAAGGATGGAACATAGAACAAAGCGTTACCTTAAGCGATAAACTCAAATCCTTGGGCGTAGATTTAATAGACTGTTCCTCTGGGGGAATTATCCCTGGCATCAATATTCCCGTCAAACCTGGTTATCAAACTCAATTTGCTGAACGCATCCGCCAGGAAGCCAAAATCCCGACAGGCGCAGTCGGCTTGATTACCTCTCCCGAACAAGCCGACCAAATTATTCGCACCGAAGTAGCAGACTTAGTTTTATTGGGGCGCGAATTACTCCGCAATCCTTACTGGCCACATCTAGCAGCCAAAAAACTAGGCTACGAAAAACTCTGGCCAGTACAATACGATCGCGCCTGGACATAA
- a CDS encoding HU family DNA-binding protein — translation MNKGELVDAVAEKASVTKKQADAVLTAALETIIEAVSSGDKVTLVGFGSFESRERKAREGRNPKTNEKMEIPATKVPAFSAGKLFRERVAPPKS, via the coding sequence ATGAACAAAGGCGAATTGGTTGATGCAGTCGCAGAAAAAGCCAGCGTTACCAAAAAACAAGCAGATGCAGTTTTGACTGCTGCTTTAGAAACCATTATTGAAGCGGTTTCTTCTGGTGATAAGGTGACACTGGTAGGTTTTGGTTCCTTTGAATCACGGGAACGTAAAGCCCGTGAAGGTCGTAACCCCAAAACAAACGAAAAAATGGAAATTCCGGCAACTAAAGTGCCTGCTTTCTCTGCTGGTAAACTCTTTAGAGAAAGAGTTGCACCCCCAAAATCTTAG
- a CDS encoding Nif3-like dinuclear metal center hexameric protein codes for MKIVDLISWFEEWANPAWCESWDNCGWQVEPGVLQESARVLVCLTPTLAVMEEAIAHRANLIFAHHPLIFTPPKSFRRGEAISEMVRLAFIHNIGIYTAHTNFDQVPDGTADVLAQILELQQVSPIVPAVSGFGYGRVGELEKSLTFQELLAIIQQRLSPPDLIFSPTADLQQQISRVAVLGGSGASFISAVVKTGAQVYLTSDCKFHQFQESRDRGLILVDAGHYATERPACDRLSQKFISLNLDWVQLSQQDEDFREFFTRASI; via the coding sequence ATGAAAATTGTTGATTTAATTAGTTGGTTTGAAGAATGGGCGAATCCGGCTTGGTGTGAAAGTTGGGATAATTGTGGTTGGCAAGTTGAGCCTGGGGTTTTGCAAGAGTCGGCGCGGGTGTTAGTGTGTTTAACTCCGACTTTGGCAGTGATGGAGGAAGCGATCGCCCATCGTGCTAATCTGATTTTTGCCCATCATCCGTTAATTTTCACCCCTCCCAAATCTTTTCGCCGTGGTGAGGCAATATCCGAAATGGTACGATTAGCTTTCATCCACAATATTGGGATATATACTGCCCATACGAATTTTGACCAAGTACCAGACGGAACGGCCGATGTCTTGGCTCAAATTTTAGAACTTCAACAAGTCTCGCCTATAGTACCGGCTGTCTCTGGTTTTGGTTATGGAAGAGTTGGTGAACTGGAAAAATCACTCACATTCCAAGAGTTACTCGCCATTATTCAACAGCGCCTTTCTCCCCCTGATTTGATTTTTTCCCCCACGGCTGATTTACAACAGCAAATTTCACGGGTGGCTGTTTTGGGTGGTTCTGGCGCGAGTTTTATTTCGGCGGTGGTGAAAACTGGGGCGCAGGTTTATTTAACTTCTGACTGCAAATTTCATCAGTTTCAAGAAAGCCGCGATCGCGGTTTAATCTTAGTTGATGCAGGTCATTACGCCACAGAACGTCCAGCTTGCGATCGCTTGTCACAAAAATTTATCTCTTTAAACCTTGACTGGGTGCAGTTAAGTCAACAAGATGAGGATTTCCGAGAGTTTTTTACTAGAGCATCAATTTAG
- a CDS encoding HNH endonuclease: MSLSYIPVALRRLVEERANHKCEYCLLPTKVVFFPHEIDHIIAEKHGGKTDADNLALTCWRCNRHKGTDLGSFDPQTGAFSFLFNPRTQQWSEHFSFSELTIVGLTDVGRTTVHLLQMNNEERIAERQRLP, translated from the coding sequence GTGAGTTTAAGTTATATTCCAGTTGCGCTGCGTCGTTTAGTCGAAGAACGAGCTAATCACAAGTGTGAGTATTGCTTGCTACCGACTAAAGTAGTGTTCTTCCCCCATGAAATCGATCATATTATTGCTGAAAAGCATGGTGGTAAAACAGATGCAGACAATTTAGCACTTACTTGCTGGCGTTGTAATCGTCACAAAGGTACTGATTTAGGCTCTTTTGATCCACAAACAGGTGCTTTCAGTTTTTTATTTAATCCTCGTACTCAACAGTGGTCTGAACATTTCAGTTTTTCAGAACTAACTATTGTGGGATTGACGGATGTAGGACGTACTACTGTTCATTTATTGCAAATGAATAACGAAGAAAGAATTGCAGAAAGACAGAGATTACCATAA
- a CDS encoding restriction endonuclease produces the protein MPTFDIMLLPAIKALKILGGSGTTEEIYDQVVQILNLPDKVLEIPHGSTSQSEVEYRLAWSRTYLKKYGLIENSARGIWSLVSTSINIDELDAKEIVKAVREAEKIKQTPTESTDESLVPTTPLEEVAWHEQLHKTLLSLSPNAFERLVQRLLRESGFIQVQVTGKSGDGGIDGVGIARLSGFLSFHVLFQCKRYQGSVTASQIRDFRGAMQGRTDKGLFITTGTFTRDAIKEATRDGAPPIDLIDGEQLVQRLKELGLGVKIIMIESVEVDTDWFANI, from the coding sequence ATGCCTACATTTGATATAATGCTTTTGCCTGCTATTAAAGCTCTAAAAATTCTAGGTGGCTCTGGTACAACTGAAGAGATATACGACCAAGTTGTTCAAATTTTGAACTTGCCTGATAAAGTTCTTGAAATACCTCATGGCAGTACTTCACAAAGTGAAGTTGAGTATAGACTAGCTTGGAGCCGTACTTACTTAAAGAAATATGGACTCATAGAAAACTCAGCACGGGGAATATGGTCATTAGTATCAACGTCTATAAATATAGATGAGTTGGATGCTAAAGAAATTGTAAAAGCTGTTCGTGAAGCCGAAAAAATCAAGCAGACACCAACAGAATCCACCGATGAATCACTTGTGCCTACAACACCCTTAGAAGAAGTTGCATGGCATGAACAACTTCATAAAACATTGTTGTCTTTGTCTCCTAATGCGTTTGAACGCTTAGTACAGCGATTATTACGTGAATCAGGATTTATACAAGTGCAAGTTACGGGTAAATCTGGTGACGGTGGTATTGATGGTGTAGGTATTGCCCGTCTTAGTGGTTTTTTGAGCTTTCATGTTCTCTTCCAGTGTAAGCGTTATCAAGGCTCAGTTACAGCAAGTCAAATTAGAGATTTTCGAGGAGCAATGCAAGGCCGTACTGATAAAGGATTATTTATTACAACTGGAACATTTACTAGAGATGCTATTAAAGAAGCTACGCGAGATGGCGCACCCCCAATTGATTTGATAGATGGTGAACAATTAGTTCAAAGATTGAAAGAATTAGGGCTTGGTGTAAAGATAATAATGATTGAGTCTGTTGAAGTTGATACAGATTGGTTTGCGAATATTTGA
- a CDS encoding DUF4351 domain-containing protein — translation MPEHDRLFKELLSTFFIEFLELFLPQLASTIDPNSIRFLPQEYFADLTAGEDKIIDLLVEVKQAGKEVGFLVHIESQAYSEREFTRRMFFYFARLYQKYLQPIYPIVLFSFDQPYREEPHCHTVEFPDLKVLEFNFTAIQLNRLNWRDYLNQPNPVAAALMSKMRIAPSDRPKVKVECLRLLATLKLDPARTRLISGFVDTYLQLNQQEEQVFQEEIGRLEVNQQEDVMEIVTSWMRQGIEQGIEQGANREARSLVLRLLSHKLGELPQEVRSQIDVLSLTQLESLGEALLDFSSLLDLTNWLAQN, via the coding sequence ATGCCGGAACATGATCGCCTGTTCAAAGAACTACTTTCGACTTTTTTCATCGAATTCCTAGAGTTATTTCTACCACAACTTGCCAGCACAATTGATCCAAACTCCATCCGTTTTCTACCCCAAGAATATTTTGCTGACCTCACCGCAGGCGAAGATAAAATCATTGACTTGCTGGTTGAAGTCAAGCAAGCTGGAAAAGAAGTGGGCTTTTTGGTACATATCGAAAGCCAAGCTTACAGCGAGCGAGAATTCACTCGTCGTATGTTTTTCTACTTTGCACGGCTGTATCAAAAATATTTGCAACCCATCTATCCAATAGTCCTGTTTTCCTTTGATCAACCCTATCGGGAAGAACCCCATTGTCATACAGTGGAGTTTCCCGACTTGAAGGTATTAGAATTTAACTTCACAGCCATTCAATTGAATCGATTAAACTGGCGTGATTATCTCAATCAACCCAATCCAGTAGCCGCAGCCTTAATGTCAAAAATGCGGATTGCACCATCAGACAGACCAAAAGTGAAAGTCGAATGTTTGCGACTGTTGGCTACCCTAAAGTTAGATCCCGCCCGCACCCGCTTAATATCCGGCTTTGTTGATACCTATTTACAACTAAACCAGCAAGAAGAGCAAGTGTTTCAGGAAGAGATTGGTAGACTGGAAGTGAATCAGCAGGAGGATGTGATGGAAATTGTCACCAGTTGGATGAGACAGGGTATTGAACAAGGTATTGAACAGGGAGCCAACAGAGAAGCCCGATCGCTCGTTTTGCGGTTGTTGAGCCATAAACTGGGAGAATTGCCCCAGGAAGTGCGATCGCAAATCGATGTTTTATCCCTAACTCAACTGGAATCTTTAGGAGAAGCTTTGTTAGACTTTTCCAGCCTGCTTGATTTAACCAATTGGTTAGCCCAAAATTGA
- a CDS encoding amidase — translation MNETDLAFTPAVELAQLIRHQEVSPLELVEIYLQRIERLNPQLGSYFTVTAELAIADAQAKTEMLATAAELPPFFGVPISIKDLNTVAGVPCTYGNPALLNNVPNYDDGVVTRIKQAGFIILGKTATSEIGSFPYTEPTGFPPSRNPWNLEYTSGGSSGGAAAAVAAGLCAIAQGSDGGGSIRGPAACCGLVGIKPSRGRVTKAPVGDRLGGIAVNGPIARTVADAAAMLDAISGYFTGDPYWLPDPEPSFLAATQAKVSGLRIAFSTKILPLGTADANCQQGVLQTVQLLEQLGNTVTESCPDFSGLVEPFQIVWQAGVAASGLPVEALQPVNRWLLARTGSVAEYLRALSQLQIVSRQIVAFFENFDVLVLPVYLHSPMRVGEWAALSPEETFQNIMRWVAPCPPANATGQPAIALPVGFDSHGLPISVQLVGKPAAEATLISLAAQIEAAKPWIQHRPAL, via the coding sequence ATGAATGAAACTGATTTAGCGTTTACTCCAGCAGTGGAGTTGGCGCAATTAATCCGCCATCAGGAGGTGTCGCCACTGGAGTTGGTGGAAATATATTTACAAAGAATTGAACGGTTGAATCCCCAATTGGGAAGTTATTTTACGGTAACGGCAGAACTCGCGATCGCTGATGCCCAAGCAAAAACCGAAATGCTGGCCACAGCCGCCGAACTGCCGCCTTTTTTTGGTGTGCCAATTTCGATTAAAGACCTCAACACCGTGGCTGGTGTGCCTTGTACCTACGGCAATCCGGCGTTATTAAATAATGTTCCTAATTATGATGATGGGGTGGTAACGCGGATTAAACAGGCAGGTTTTATTATTCTTGGTAAAACTGCCACCTCCGAAATCGGTTCCTTTCCTTACACCGAACCCACAGGTTTTCCCCCGTCTAGAAATCCTTGGAATTTAGAATATACTTCCGGCGGTTCTAGTGGTGGTGCCGCCGCCGCCGTCGCCGCCGGATTATGTGCGATCGCGCAAGGTTCTGATGGTGGTGGTTCCATTCGTGGCCCGGCGGCTTGTTGTGGTTTGGTGGGGATTAAACCATCACGGGGTAGAGTTACCAAAGCCCCTGTCGGCGATCGCTTGGGGGGAATTGCTGTCAACGGCCCCATCGCCCGGACTGTGGCTGATGCAGCCGCGATGTTAGATGCTATTTCTGGTTACTTCACTGGTGATCCTTACTGGCTACCTGATCCTGAACCTTCTTTTCTGGCTGCTACCCAAGCCAAAGTTTCGGGCTTACGTATTGCCTTCTCAACAAAAATCCTGCCTTTGGGAACGGCTGACGCGAACTGTCAGCAAGGTGTATTGCAAACAGTCCAGTTATTAGAACAATTGGGTAATACTGTGACCGAAAGCTGTCCAGATTTTAGCGGCTTAGTCGAACCATTCCAAATTGTTTGGCAAGCGGGAGTTGCCGCATCGGGACTACCTGTGGAAGCTTTGCAGCCTGTGAACCGTTGGTTATTGGCGCGTACTGGTTCTGTGGCTGAATATCTCCGGGCTTTATCCCAACTGCAAATCGTCTCCCGGCAAATTGTGGCATTTTTTGAGAATTTTGATGTGTTGGTGTTGCCAGTGTATTTACATTCACCCATGCGCGTCGGGGAATGGGCGGCGTTGAGTCCCGAAGAGACATTTCAGAATATTATGCGCTGGGTTGCCCCTTGTCCCCCTGCCAACGCCACTGGACAACCTGCGATCGCCTTACCTGTGGGTTTTGATAGTCATGGTCTACCTATCAGTGTGCAACTGGTGGGTAAACCTGCGGCGGAAGCAACTTTAATTAGTCTCGCCGCCCAAATTGAAGCCGCAAAACCTTGGATTCAGCATCGTCCAGCCTTGTAA
- a CDS encoding NAD(P)/FAD-dependent oxidoreductase — translation MTIDYDVVIIGGSLAGRYAALAATKWHAKVALVEPQINYGFIYHHTLSEIANRLQSLNQADGFGIRTNHADIAEKCHISLAWQEAMLYADTVAANIQELNSPATLAAQGVDVIFGKGEFQPSPHLAFAVYQNDEKLTQSAPQQILRLLRGRTYLLASGSRPRIPNIEGLQNTGYITLNNIWQSLKKRTLPQNWVILGGVPQSIEIAQTLARLGCTVTLVIKHPYILPNIDPEIAQLIQAQLEVDGVHILTQTVVTQVRQIDDKKWVQAGDKAIETDEILVATAQQPNFASFNLAAVGVKWYQHRLLVNNKLQTTNNRIYACGDVIGGYDFINVANYEARIALNNALFFPRLEVNYQHIPWGIFTQPMLAQVGLNQTQAIRQFRPDKFLVLRQYFKSLAAAQINSEITGICQLIVLRNGEILGATILGQNAGELMNLITLAINQKIKVKNLADLAPIYPNFSEILTQTAQEYQQRLNNHPDVRDRLEGFFHFRRNWNL, via the coding sequence ATGACCATTGATTATGATGTCGTGATTATTGGCGGTAGCCTCGCCGGACGCTATGCGGCTTTAGCTGCAACCAAATGGCACGCTAAAGTTGCCCTAGTAGAACCACAAATAAATTACGGATTTATTTATCATCACACTCTCAGCGAAATTGCCAACCGCTTACAGTCTCTCAATCAAGCTGATGGTTTTGGTATTCGTACCAATCATGCGGACATCGCCGAAAAATGCCACATATCCCTCGCGTGGCAAGAGGCAATGCTATATGCTGACACAGTTGCCGCCAACATCCAAGAACTCAATTCTCCAGCCACATTAGCCGCACAAGGCGTTGATGTAATTTTTGGCAAAGGTGAATTTCAACCTTCGCCGCATTTGGCATTTGCTGTTTATCAAAATGATGAAAAATTAACTCAGTCTGCACCTCAACAAATTCTCCGCCTGTTAAGGGGACGCACCTATTTATTAGCCAGTGGTTCTCGTCCCAGAATTCCCAATATTGAAGGTTTACAAAACACTGGTTACATTACCTTAAATAATATTTGGCAATCTCTCAAAAAAAGAACATTGCCCCAAAATTGGGTAATTCTGGGTGGCGTACCTCAAAGTATTGAAATTGCCCAAACTTTAGCCCGGTTGGGTTGTACTGTGACATTAGTCATTAAACATCCTTATATTCTGCCAAATATTGACCCAGAAATTGCCCAACTGATACAGGCACAATTAGAAGTTGATGGTGTACATATTTTGACGCAAACAGTCGTCACCCAAGTCAGACAAATTGATGATAAAAAATGGGTACAAGCTGGAGATAAAGCAATTGAAACTGATGAAATTTTAGTAGCCACAGCACAACAACCAAATTTTGCATCTTTCAATTTAGCAGCCGTTGGCGTGAAATGGTATCAGCATCGTTTATTAGTCAACAATAAACTGCAAACCACCAACAACCGGATTTATGCTTGTGGTGATGTCATTGGTGGTTATGACTTTATCAACGTTGCTAATTATGAAGCCAGAATCGCCCTGAATAATGCCCTATTTTTCCCTAGATTAGAGGTGAATTATCAACACATACCTTGGGGAATATTTACCCAGCCAATGTTAGCGCAAGTTGGTTTAAATCAAACCCAAGCTATCAGGCAATTTCGCCCCGATAAATTTTTAGTTTTACGACAATATTTTAAATCTTTAGCAGCAGCCCAAATTAACAGCGAAATTACAGGTATTTGTCAATTAATTGTCCTACGTAATGGCGAAATTTTAGGTGCAACTATCTTAGGTCAAAATGCCGGAGAGTTAATGAATTTAATTACATTAGCTATCAACCAAAAAATTAAAGTCAAAAATTTAGCTGACTTAGCACCTATTTATCCCAATTTTTCCGAAATTCTCACCCAAACTGCCCAAGAATATCAGCAAAGATTAAATAACCATCCAGATGTGCGAGATAGATTGGAAGGCTTCTTCCATTTCCGCCGCAATTGGAATTTGTAA
- the cobD gene encoding threonine-phosphate decarboxylase CobD — MQQPAHGGNLAWAAALAGCPRDAILDFSASISPLGPPDSAIAAIQSQIGSLRHYPEPEYSELRLALSHFHQLPPEWILPGNGSAELLTLVGRELAELSATILLTPAFGDYYRTLTAYNAKVLEFPINLGQGDKETRRQNEVFLPHTPQPLPPRSLTKQHGLLLNNPHNPTGKMFSRQEILPLLEEFALVVVDEAFMDFVPPETEQSLISVVQEHKNLVVLRSLTKFYSLPGLRLGYAIAHPDRLSRWQTWRDPWPVNNLAAAAAIAVISDQNFQQQTWQWLPPTRNQLFQGLAAIQGLQPHTSAANFLLVTSQTSSLQLQQQLLQHHQILIRDCLSFKELGDRFFRVAVRSVSDNQRLLTALQALLNN, encoded by the coding sequence ATGCAGCAACCAGCACACGGGGGAAATTTAGCCTGGGCAGCAGCACTGGCTGGCTGTCCCCGTGATGCTATTCTTGATTTTTCTGCGAGCATCAGTCCATTAGGGCCACCGGATAGTGCGATCGCTGCGATTCAATCTCAAATTGGTAGTCTGAGGCACTATCCCGAACCAGAATATAGTGAACTGAGACTTGCTCTCAGTCACTTCCATCAATTACCGCCAGAGTGGATTTTGCCGGGTAACGGTTCCGCCGAATTATTAACTTTGGTAGGTAGAGAATTAGCAGAACTATCTGCAACAATCTTGTTGACTCCAGCCTTTGGTGATTACTACCGCACCTTGACGGCTTACAACGCTAAAGTTCTGGAGTTCCCGATCAATTTGGGACAGGGAGACAAGGAGACAAGGAGACAAAATGAAGTTTTTCTTCCCCACACCCCTCAACCCCTGCCCCCTCGCTCACTCACCAAACAACATGGGTTATTGTTAAACAATCCCCACAACCCCACAGGCAAAATGTTTTCGCGGCAGGAGATTTTACCACTGTTAGAAGAGTTTGCCTTAGTGGTAGTGGATGAAGCGTTTATGGATTTTGTGCCACCAGAAACAGAACAAAGCCTGATTTCCGTGGTGCAGGAACATAAGAATTTAGTCGTGTTGCGATCGCTAACCAAATTTTACAGTCTGCCGGGGCTAAGACTGGGATATGCGATCGCCCACCCGGATCGTTTGTCACGGTGGCAGACGTGGCGCGATCCCTGGCCTGTCAACAATCTCGCTGCGGCCGCCGCCATTGCTGTCATCAGCGACCAAAATTTTCAACAGCAAACTTGGCAATGGCTACCACCTACCCGAAACCAACTGTTTCAAGGTTTAGCCGCCATCCAAGGACTACAACCTCACACCAGTGCTGCCAACTTTTTACTAGTGACATCACAAACATCGAGTTTGCAGTTACAGCAACAATTACTCCAGCATCATCAGATTTTAATTCGAGATTGCCTGAGTTTTAAAGAATTAGGCGATCGCTTCTTCCGTGTCGCTGTGCGTTCTGTGTCCGATAACCAACGTTTATTAACAGCCCTGCAAGCATTACTGAACAATTAG
- the miaB gene encoding tRNA (N6-isopentenyl adenosine(37)-C2)-methylthiotransferase MiaB, whose amino-acid sequence MTTSKRHYHITTFGCQMNKADSERMAGILEDMGFEFSEDPNNADVILYNTCTIRDNAEQKVYSYLGRQAKRKHEQPDLTLVVAGCVAQQEGEALLRRVPELDLVMGPQHANRLKDLLESVFGGNQVVATEPVHIMEDITQPRRDSKVTAWVNVIYGCNERCTYCVVPNVRGVEQSRTPEAIRAEMEELGRQGYKEVTLLGQNIDAYGRDLPGSTSEGRHLHTFTDLLYYVHDVPGVERLRFATSHPRYFTERLIKACAELPKVCEHFHIPFQSGDNDVLKAMSRGYTHEKYRRIIDTIRKYMPDASISADAIVGFPGETEAQFENTLKLVEDIGFDQLNTAAYSPRPGTPAALWENQLSEEVKSDRLQRLNHLVAIKAAERSQRYFGRIEEVLVEDQNPKDKTQVMGRTGGNRLTFFTGDINELKGQLVKVKITEVRAFSLTGEPIEARQALTV is encoded by the coding sequence ATGACCACTTCTAAACGCCACTATCACATTACTACCTTCGGTTGCCAAATGAATAAAGCCGACTCAGAGCGCATGGCTGGCATTTTAGAAGACATGGGCTTTGAGTTTTCCGAAGATCCCAATAATGCAGATGTAATTCTCTACAACACCTGCACCATTCGAGACAACGCTGAACAAAAGGTATATTCTTACCTCGGCAGACAAGCCAAGCGTAAGCACGAACAACCAGATTTAACCTTAGTCGTTGCTGGTTGCGTCGCTCAACAAGAAGGCGAAGCACTGCTACGCCGCGTCCCAGAATTAGATTTAGTGATGGGGCCACAACACGCCAACCGCCTGAAAGATTTGCTGGAATCAGTGTTTGGCGGTAATCAAGTTGTCGCCACTGAACCAGTGCATATTATGGAAGATATCACCCAGCCGCGCCGGGACAGCAAAGTTACCGCCTGGGTGAATGTGATTTACGGTTGTAATGAACGCTGTACTTATTGCGTAGTTCCCAACGTGCGTGGTGTAGAACAGTCCCGCACCCCCGAAGCCATCCGCGCCGAAATGGAAGAATTAGGCAGACAAGGTTACAAGGAAGTAACTTTGCTTGGTCAAAATATTGACGCTTACGGTCGAGATTTACCCGGCTCAACATCAGAAGGACGACATCTGCACACCTTCACAGATTTACTTTATTACGTCCATGATGTGCCGGGAGTAGAACGGTTAAGATTTGCTACCAGTCACCCCCGTTATTTTACGGAAAGATTAATCAAAGCTTGTGCAGAGTTACCCAAGGTGTGCGAACACTTCCATATTCCGTTTCAGTCTGGGGATAACGATGTCTTAAAAGCGATGTCACGGGGTTACACTCACGAAAAATATCGCCGCATCATTGATACAATTCGCAAGTATATGCCGGATGCGTCAATTAGTGCGGATGCAATTGTTGGTTTCCCTGGTGAGACAGAGGCACAGTTTGAGAATACTTTGAAATTGGTGGAAGATATTGGGTTTGACCAATTAAATACAGCCGCCTATTCACCGCGCCCCGGAACACCTGCGGCATTGTGGGAAAATCAACTGAGTGAAGAAGTAAAAAGCGATCGCCTACAAAGATTAAATCATTTAGTGGCAATTAAAGCAGCCGAGCGATCGCAGCGTTATTTTGGTCGCATCGAAGAAGTATTAGTCGAAGACCAAAACCCCAAAGATAAAACTCAAGTCATGGGACGCACAGGTGGTAATCGTCTGACATTTTTTACAGGTGATATTAATGAGCTAAAAGGGCAATTGGTGAAAGTTAAAATCACCGAAGTTCGTGCTTTTAGCTTGACTGGTGAACCAATAGAAGCGCGGCAAGCTTTGACAGTTTAA
- a CDS encoding secondary thiamine-phosphate synthase enzyme YjbQ translates to MVHYQKLLRVSTTGKSFHNITTKIESIVAESGVETGLCTLFLRHTSASLVIQENADPDVLVDLANFMSKLVPESGGYIHDAEGTDDMPAHIRSALTHTSEHIPINRGHLVLGTWQGIYVWEHRHRSHTRELVVHISG, encoded by the coding sequence ATGGTTCACTACCAAAAGCTACTGAGAGTTTCTACTACTGGTAAATCTTTTCACAATATTACCACCAAAATCGAATCTATAGTTGCTGAGTCGGGCGTGGAAACTGGACTCTGCACTTTATTTTTACGCCACACTTCCGCTAGTTTAGTCATCCAAGAAAACGCTGATCCTGATGTGTTGGTAGATTTAGCTAACTTTATGTCCAAGCTAGTCCCAGAATCGGGGGGATACATTCACGATGCGGAAGGGACTGATGATATGCCAGCACATATCCGTTCTGCGTTGACTCACACTTCGGAACATATACCTATTAATCGCGGTCATTTAGTATTAGGGACTTGGCAGGGAATTTATGTTTGGGAACACCGTCATCGCAGCCATACACGGGAGTTAGTTGTACACATTTCTGGCTAA